Proteins from a genomic interval of Bombus affinis isolate iyBomAffi1 chromosome 16, iyBomAffi1.2, whole genome shotgun sequence:
- the LOC126925636 gene encoding hexamerin-like, which produces MKPALVIFASFCLLAQAVHQLPSQVADATYLTKQKNIYELFWHVDQPTVYHPELYQKARTFNIAENVVQYNDQEAVTEFIQLLKHGMLPRGQVFTMMNPEMRHQAVTLFRVLYSAKTFDVFYNTAVWARFYVNELMYTYALSVAVIHRHDTKLIKLPPLYEVLPHFFFNDDVMQRTYDIAMGSTVDEKKTVGNVDQYVLLANYSGWYLTRHNVPEQKLNYFTEDVGLNNFYFMINHDFPPFMSSKMLHTPQIRGEYYFFSHKQLLTRYYLERLCNDMGEISYVSVNHPIITGYYPTMQFRNGLPFPQREAGAVVPLHMQKYVQMLQDLHTRISTAIDLGFVLDTNGNRVNIYDKNGLNVLGNIVQGNVDSINVQFYGQLDMLVRKIFGFGYESNVKHQVVPSALELWSTSLRDPVFYSIYKTILNYYHRYKENVPSYTVDELSFSGVTIQSVTVDKLVTYFDHFESLLSNGVSVRGYKEAKNTLIQARQYRLNHKPFTYHITVNCDKATTGVVRIFLGPKYDEFGHEIDLVHNYMNFMQMDEFMVDLKSGINKIDRSSHESIFVVPDETASHILYKKLVNSIEDGATFKYSEQPYGFPERLLLPRGKKGGMPYNLFVIVSPVNPSDTVQVDSPIWGHMTDDGRSMGFPLDRPVSSLLFNVPNMHLTEVLVHHGTEQELNTVDETKLSM; this is translated from the exons ATGAAGCCCGCTTTAGTAATTTTCGCCAGTTTCTGCTTGCTGGCCCAGGCAGTGCACCAACTGCCCAGCCAGGTCGCTGACGCTACTTATCTGACTAAGCAGAAGAACATCTACGAACTGTTTTGGCATGTCGACCAACCCACTGTATACCATCCTGAACTCTACCAGAAGGCTCGCACCTTCAACATCGCGGAGAACGTCGTCCAATACAACGACCAG GAAGCAGTGACGGAGTTCATTCAGCTTCTGAAACATGGAATGCTACCACGTGGACAAGTGTTCACCATGATGAACCCTGAAATGCGCCACCAAGCTGTGACGCTTTTCCGTGTTTTGTACAGTGCCAAAACCTTCGACGTGTTCTATAACACCGCTGTCTGGGCTAGATTCTACGTAAACGAGCTAATGTACACGTACGCTTTAAGCGTGGCTGTGATCCATCGACATGACACCAAATTGATCAAGTTGCCGCCATTGTATGAAGTGCTTCCACACTTCTTCTTCAACGACGATGTCATGCAAAGAACTTACGATATCGCTATGGGCAGCACAG TTGACGAGAAGAAAACCGTGGGTAATGTCGACCAATATGTACTTTTGGCCAACTACAGCGGATGGTATTTGACGAGGCACAATGTACCCGAACAGAAATTGAACTATTTTACCGAAGATGTTGGCCTGAATAACTTCTACTTCATGATCAACCATGATTTCCCACCTTTCATGTCTTCCAAGATGCTTCACACCCCACAAATCCGTGGTGAATATTATTTCTTCAGCCACAAGCAATTGTTGACCAG ATACTACCTCGAGAGACTCTGTAACGACATGGGTGAAATTAGTTACGTGAGCGTAAACCACCCCATAATAACTGGATACTATCCCACCATGCAATTCCGCAATGGGCTTCCATTCCCACAGAGAGAAGCCGGCGCTGTTGTGCCTCTTCACATGCAAAAATACGTCCAG ATGCTTCAGGACTTGCATACTAGGATCTCAACCGCCATCGATCTCGGTTTCGTCTTGGACACCAATGGTAACCGTGTCAATATCTACGACAAAAACGGATTGAACGTTCTTGGTAACATCGTCCAAGGCAACGTCGACAGCATCAATGTACAATTTTACGGACAGTTGGACATGCTCGTAAGAAAAATCTTTGGATTTGGTTATGAATCGAACGTCAAACACCAAGTGGTGCCATCTGCTCTCGAACTTTGGTCCACCAGTTTGAGAGATCCCGTGTTTTACAGCATCTACAAGACTATCCTCAATTATTACCACAG ATACAAGGAAAATGTTCCCAGTTACACCGTAGATGAATTGAGCTTCTCTGGTGTGACCATTCAATCCGTAACTGTAGACAAACTCGTCACTTACTTCGATCACTTTGAGTCCCTGCTCAGTAACGGAGTGTCCGTTCGTGGCTACAAAGAAGCCAAGAACACTTTGATCCAGGCTCGTCAATACCGTCTGAATCACAAACCATTCACCTATCATATTACCGTCAACTGCGACAAAGCCACCACGGGTGTAGTTCGCATTTTCCTTGGCCCAAAATACGATGAATTTGGTCATGAAATTGACTTGGTCCACAACTACATGAACTTCATGCAGATGGATGAATTCATGGTTGACC TGAAGTCTGGAATCAACAAAATCGACAGAAGCAGCCACGAATCCATCTTCGTTGTTCCTGACGAGACCGCCAGCCACATTCTCTACAAAAAGCTCGTAAATAGCATCGAAGATGGCGCAACTTTCAAGTACTCTGAACAGCCTTATGGATTCCCTGAAAGACTCCTTCTGCCAAGAGGTAAAAAGGGAGGTATGCCCTACAACCTCTTCGTCATCGTTTCGCCGGTCAACCCGTCAGACACCGTCCAAGTAGATTCTCCCATATGGGGTCACATGACCGACGATGGACGTTCTATGGGCTTCCCTCTGGACAGGCCTGTCAGTTCTCTACTCTTCAACGTGCCTAACATGCATCTCACGGAAGTTCTGGTTCATCATGGAACTGAGCAGGAACTGAACACTGTCGATGAAACAAAACTTTCCATGTAG
- the LOC126925637 gene encoding hexamerin-1.1-like gives MFKLTLLAALVAICVAQSASFSGSRTADMDFLHKQKKIFDLLFYVRQADLSDAEWYDVGRNYNMETNMDMYKDKDVVQKFFWWYKQGMFLVRDAIFTPFNTEHMYEMRMLFELFYNAKDFQTFYKTACWARLHMNSDMFTTAFSVAVFYRSDCKYMRLPAIYEIYPNYFFDSSVIQEAQYLKMSQGTGAGMGNIETYVVSANYSSSYMMPYMDDEYKLDYFMEDIGVNAYYYYIRQIFPFWMSSSKYNMPKEIRGQFYYFIHQQLLARYFLERMSNDVGKIEDFDWNKSIYPGYFSTMMYPNGIPFPQRDRYSALPYYKYKYLKEINALELRIMDAIDSGYLIDQYGKKVDIYTPEGLNMLGNVIEGNVDSCNTRFYGMYDALARDILGFNFDFYNKNKVIPSVLQSYCTSMRDPAFYMLYKKIMTYFFRYKKFQSQYSQSELQVPGVKFESVNIDKLYTYFDTCDTLISNAVSVDSFKGGMYLRLKARRACLNYQPFTYKININSDKEMKGMLRIFLGPAFDEVQQDMVYLQKYYYYFVEMDRFAVNLHSGSNSIERRSSESHITAPGMMSSDIYYDKLNKAISGSEPFTYSERVFGFPERLTLPRGKPEGLRYKMFFFLSSLEESSMNSYEMPLYGKMMFDNMPFGFPLDRPMFAWNYTIPNMFFKDVYIYNRPYEKERMNY, from the exons ATGTTCAAGTTGACTTTGTTAGCGGCGCTAGTCGCTATTTGCGTAGCGCAGAGCGCATCGTTCTCCGGAAGTCGCACCGCCGACATGGACTTCCTCCATAAGCAGAAGAAGATCTTCGATCTGTTGTTCTACGTTAGACAGGCAGACCTAAGCGATGCTGAATGGTATGACGTAGGAAGGAACTACAACATGGAGACAAATATGGACATGTACAAAGACAAG GATGTCGTACAAAAGTTCTTTTGGTGGTACAAGCAAGGAATGTTCCTTGTCCGTGATGCCATCTTCACACCATTCAACACCGAGCACATGTACGAAATGAGAATGCTGTTCGAGTTGTTCTACAACGCCAAGGACTTCCAAACATTCTACAAAACTGCTTGTTGGGCCCGACTTCACATGAACAGCGACATGTTCACTACGGCGTTCTCCGTTGCCGTGTTCTACAGAAGCGACTGTAAATACATGAGATTGCCAGCGATCTATGAGATCTACCCTAACTATTTCTTCGATTCAAGCGTGATACAAGAAGCACAATACTTGAAGATGTCTCAAG GAACTGGTGCCGGAATGGGCAACATCGAAACTTACGTAGTATCCGCCAACTACTCGAGCAGTTACATGATGCCATACATGGACGACGAATATAAACTCGACTACTTCATGGAGGATATCGGAGTGAACGCGTATTACTACTACATCCGACAGATATTCCCCTTCTGGATGTCCAGCAGCAAATACAACATGCCTAAAGAGATACGTggacaattttattatttcatccACCAGCAATTATTGGCCAGGTACTTCCTTGAACGAATGTCGAACGACGTTGGTAAGATAGAGGACTTCGACTGGAACAAGTCAATCTACCCTGGATACTTCTCGACGATGATGTACCCCAATGGCATACCTTTCCCACAAAGAGACAGATATTCGGCTCTACCCTATTATAAATACAAGTATCTTAAG GAAATCAACGCCCTGGAGTTGCGTATAATGGACGCCATCGACTCTGGCTATCTGATAGACCAATATGGAAAGAAGGTAGACATCTACACACCGGAAGGTTTGAACATGCTCGGCAACGTGATAGAAGGGAACGTAGACTCCTGCAACACCAGATTCTACGGCATGTACGACGCACTTGCACGTGACATCCTTGGCTTCAACTTCGACTTCTACAACAAGAACAAGGTGATCCCCAGCGTTCTCCAATCCTACTGTACCAGCATGAGAGATCCGGCATTCTATATGCTTTACAAAAAGATCATGACTTACTTCTTCAG ATACAAGAAATTCCAGTCTCAGTACTCTCAGAGCGAACTGCAAGTGCCAGGTGTGAAATTCGAATCCGTGAATATCGACAAACTGTACACGTACTTCGACACCTGCGACACTCTGATCAGCAATGCAGTATCAGTGGATAGCTTCAAGGGTGGAATGTACCTTCGTCTGAAGGCACGACGCGCTTGCCTCAACTACCAACCGTTCACCTACAAAATCAACATCAATTCTGACAAAGAAATGAAGGGAATGCTGAGAATCTTCCTTGGGCCAGCCTTCGACGAGGTACAACAGGATATGGTCTACTTACAGAAGTACTATTACTACTTCGTGGAAATGGACAGATTCGCCGTGAACC TCCATTCTGGAAGCAACAGCATCGAACGTCGCAGCTCGGAGTCCCACATAACTGCACCTGGCATGATGTCAAGTGACATATACTACGACAAACTGAACAAGGCAATCAGTGGAAGCGAGCCGTTCACGTACTCCGAAAGGGTGTTCGGTTTCCCAGAACGCCTCACTCTGCCACGTGGTAAACCAGAAGGTTTAAGATACAAGATGTTCTTCTTCCTGAGCTCGTTGGAAGAAAGCAGCATGAACTCGTACGAAATGCCTCTGTACGGAAAGATGATGTTCGACAACATGCCATTCGGATTCCCATTGGACAGACCCATGTTCGCATGGAACTACACCATTCCTAACATGTTCTTCAAGGACGTGTACATTTACAATCGCCCGTACGAAAAAGAAAGGATGAATTACTAA